The DNA sequence tgcctggattacaccacataatactgcctggattacaccacataatactgcctggattacaccacataatactgcctggattacaccacataatactgcctggattacaccacataatactgcctggattacaccacataatactgcctggattacacacataatactgcctggattacaccacataatactgcctggattacacccacataatactgcctggattacaccacataatactgcctggattacaccacataatactgcctggattacaccacataatactgcctggattacaccacataatactgcctggattaacccacataatactgcctggattacaccacataaactgcctggattacaccacatagtactgcctggattacaccacataagtactgcctggattacaccacataatactgcctggattacacacataatactgcctggattacaccacataatactgcctggattacaccacatagtactgcctggattacaccacataatactgcctggattacaccacataatactgcctggattacaccacataatactgcctggattacaccacataatactgcctggattacaccacataatactgcctggattacaccacataatactgctggatacaccacatagtactgcctggattacaccacataatactgcctggattacaccacataatactgcctggattacaaccacataatactgcctggattacaccacataaactgcctggattacaccacataatactgcctggattacacccacataatactgcctggattacaccacatagtactgcctggattacaccacatagtactgcctggattacaccacataatactgcctggattacaccacataatactgcctggattacaccacataatactgcctggattacaccacataatactgcctggattaacCACATAATActgctggattacaccacataatactgcctggattacaccacataatactgcctggattacaccacatagtactgcctggattacaccacataatactgcctggattacaccacataatactgcctggattacaccacataataatgcctggattacaccacataatactacctggattacaccacataatactgcctggattacaccacataatactacctggattacaccacataatactgcctggattacaccacataatactgcctggattacaccacataatactgcctggattacaccacataatactgcctggattacaccacataatactgcctggattacaacacatagtactgcctggattacaccacataatactgcctggattacaccacataatactgcctggattacaccacataatactgcctggattacaacacatagtactgcctggattacaccacataatactgcctggattacaccacgtAATTCTgtctggattacaccacataatactgcctagATTACACCAGATAATACTGCCTAGATTACACtacatagtactgcctggattacaccacatagtactgcctggattacaccacataatactgcctggattacaccacatagtactgcctggattacaccacatagtactgcctggattacaccacatagtactgcctggattacaacacatagtactgcctggattacaccgcataatactgcctggattacaccacataatactgcctggattacaccacataatactgcctggattacaccacgtAATTCTgtctggattacaccacataatactgcctagATTACACtacatagtactgcctggattacaccacatagtactgcctggattacaccacatagtactgcctggattacaccacataacaCAGGGAGGCTGTATCAACGTGACCGGATGTGTGTCGGCGTCTTCATACCTCTCTTTGTttttctccatcactctccatctctttctcctcttcagtCAGTCTGGAGTGCTGTTCCATCTGTGGCCACATGGTGGAGTGAGAGGATCATGTGGAAACACAAGGAGCACCAAGCAGCGCCATTAAACCACACACATCTTTCAGATTAAATTAAGTGTTTATTCTGTGATTTTCTCCATAGTTTCGAAAGTTAAAATACACAGAAAATAGACAGTAAAGTCTACTTAGCTTTGCAATATAAATGATTACTATATTCACATGACAGTTAAACCATAACATGCACTTCCCCCACCTCCATGGATTTATATCATTACACAACATGGAATCAGGCTTGTCTTACAAAAAAGTTGACTAGTCAGTGGATGTGGCCCATGTGGGGTTCATTTCCTCTAGCGAAGCCAGGGGCCAGCGCCCTGCTCCAACCTGCTACTACTGAATGAGGCATCAGAACATGGAACACTAGTGagacccaatggcaccctatccactatatagtacactactttgtatgggctctggccaaaagtagtgcactatatagcgaatagggtgccattttggatttgACAGACATGTGCTCCAGGCTATATAATTCAGAcagtatcacatccggctgtgattgggagtcccatagggcggcgcacaattggcccagcgtcgtccaggtttggccggggtaggcagtcattgtaaatactaattttttcttaactgacttgcctagttaaataaagattaaataaaataaaaaatgtacattcTCAGTTGTCGTCTCTCTAATCTAGGCCAGGTGACAGACAAGAGAGATGACCAATGGCTCTGGGCTtggattttttatttgattttatttcacctttatttaaccaggtaggctagttgagaacacctttatttaaccaggtaggctagttgagaacaagttctcatttgcaactgcgacctggccaagataaagcatagcagtgtgagcagacaacacagagttacacatggagtaaacaattaacaagtcaataacacagtagaaaacaaagggggagtctatatacattgtgtgcaaaaggcatgaggaggtaggcgaataattacaattttgcagattaacactggagtgataaatgatcagatggtcatgtacaggtagagatattggtgtgcaaaagagcagaaaagtaaataaataaaaacagtatggggatgaggtaggtgaaaacgggtgggctatttaccaatagactatgtacagctgcagcaatcggttagctgctcagatagctgatgtttgaagttggtgagggagataaaagtctccaacttcagcgatttttgcaattcgttccagtcacaggcagcagagtactggaacgaaaggcggccaaatgaggtgttggctttagggatgatcagtgagatacacctgctggagcgctacggatgggtgttgccatcgtgaccagtgaactgaaataaggcggagctttagctaacatggacttgtagatgacctggagccagtgggtctggcgacgaatatgtagcgagggccagccgactagagcatacaagtcgcagtggtgggtggtataaggtgctttagtgacaaaacggatggcactgtgatagactgcatccagtttgctgagtagagtgttggaagccattttgtagatgacatcgccgaagtcgaggatcggtaggatagtcagttttactagggtaagcttggcggcgtgagcgaaggaggctttgttgcggaatagaaagccgactcttgatttgattttcgattggagatgtttgatatgagtctggaaggagagtttgcggtctagccagacacctaggtacttatagatgtccacatattcaaggtcggaaccatccagggtggtgatgctagtcgggcatgcgggtgcaggcagcgatcggttgaaaagcatgcatttggttttactagcatttaagagcagttggaggccacggaaggagtgttgtatggcattgaagcttgtttggaggttagatagcacagtgtccaatgacgggccgaaagtatatagaatggtgtcgtctgcgtagaggtggatcagggaatcgcccgcagcaagagcaacatcattgatatatacagagaaaagagtcggcccgagaattgaaccctgtggcacccccatagagagtgccagaggaccggacagcatgccctccgatttgacacactgaactctgtctgcaaagtaattggtgaaccaggcaaggcagtcatccgaaaaaccgaggctactgagtctgccgataagaatatggtgattgacagagtcgaaagccttggcaaggtcgatgaagacggctgcacagtactgtcttttatcgatggcggttatgatatcgtttagtaccttgagtgtggctgaggtgcacccgtgaccggctcggaaaccagattgcacagcggagaaggtacggtgggattcgagatggtcagtaacctgtttgttgacttggctttcgaagaccttagataggcagggcaggatggatataggtctgtaacagtttgggtccagtgtgtctccccctttgaagagggggatgactgcggcagctttccaatccttggggatctcagacgatatgaaagagaggttgaacaggctggtaataggggttgcgacaatggtggcggatagtttcagaaatagagggtccagattgtcaagcccagctgatttgtacgggtccaggttttgcagctctttcagaacatctgatatctggatttgggtaaaggagaacctggagaggcttgggcgaggagctgcggggggggcggagctgttggccgaggttggagtagccaggcggaaggcatggccagccgttgagaaatgcttattgaagttttcgataatcatggatttatcggtggtgaccgtgttacctagcctcagtgcagtgggcagctgggaggaggtgctcttgttctccatggacttcacagtgtcccagaactttttggagttggagctacaggatgcaaacttctgcctgaagaagctggccttagctttcctgactgactgcgtgtattggttccggacttccctgaacagttgcatagcacggggactattcgatgctattgcagtccgccacaggatgtttttgtgctggtcgagggcagtcaggtctggggtgaaccaagggctgtatctgttcttagttctgcattttttgaaccgagcatgcttatctaaaatggtgaggaagttacttttaaagaatgaccaggcatcctcaactgacgggatgaggtcaatgtccttccaggatacccgggccaggtcgattagaaaggcccgctcacagaagtgttttagggagcgtttgacagtgatgaggggtggtcgtttgactgcggctccgtagcggatacaggcaatgaggcagtgatcgctgagatcctggttgaagacagctgaggtgtatttggagggccagttggtcaggatgacgtctatgagtgtgcccttgtttacagagttagggttgtacctggtgggttccttgatgatttgtgtgagattgagggcatctagcttagattgtaggactggcggggtgttaagcatatcccagtttaggtcacctaacagaataaactctgaagctagatggggggcgatcaattcacaaatggtgtccagggcacagctgggagctgaggggggtcggtagcaggcggcaacagtgagagacttatttctggagagagtaattttcaaaattagtagttcgaactgtttgggtatggacctggaaagtatgacattactttgcaggctatctctgcagtagactgcaactcctccccctttggcagttctatcttgacggaagatgttatagttgggtatggaaatctcagaatttttggtggcctttctgagccaggattcagacacggcaaggacatcagggttggcggagtgtgctaaagcagtgagtaaaacaaacttagggaggaggcttctgatgttgacatgcatgaaaccaaggctttttcgatcacagaagtcaacaaatgagggtgcctggggacatgcagggcctgggtttacctccacatcacccgcggaacagagaaggagtagtatgagggtgtggCTAAAgtctatcaaaactggtcgcctagagcgttggggacagagaataagaggagcaggtttctgggcatggtagaatatattcagggcataatgcgcagacaggggtatggtggggtgcgggtacagcggaggtaagcccaggcactgggtgatgatgagagaggttgtatctctggacatgctggttgtaatgggtgaggtcaccgcatgtgtgggaggtgggacaaaggagttatcaggggtatgaagagtggaactaggggctccattgtgaactaaaacaatgataactaacctgaacaacagcatacaaggcatattgacatttgagagagacatacagcgaggcatacagtaatcacaggtgttgaattgggaaagctagctaaaacagtaggtgagacaacaacagctagtcagctagcacaacaacagcaggtaaaatggcgttgactaggcaaaggggcaaacagataaaacaaacaagcagaatggagtaccgtgattaatggacagtccagcgtgcatcagctatgtggccaagagatcagtgtccagggggcagcggtggatggggcagggaagctggactggcgagtgttattcaggtaaaaaaaactaacaatgactaaatagcttgtagctagttagctggttagcttctggaggttcttgagtgtgttctaaaaattaaaaataatagcgattccgtatcacattgtgtgaggcaggtttccggaaggtataaacaaattaaaaatcaaaaagagatagaaagtaaatatgggtccagtgagtgtttgggacgcggcgattcagatgGCTACCAGTGTTGAAGGTGTGGTTTCTCAGTGAAGATGCAGCCAGTGAAAGAACAGATATgagacctgtactccacatcgtagaaggagacctgtactccacatcgtagaaggagacctgtactccacatcgtggaaggagacctgtactccacatcgtagaaggagacctgtattccacatcgtagaaggagacctgtactccacatcgtagaaggagacctgtactccacatcgtagaaggagacctgtactccacatcgtagaaggagacctgtactccacatcgtagaaggagacctgtactccacattgtagaaggagacctgtactctacatcgtagaaggagacctgtactccacatcgtagaaggagacctgtactccacatcgtagaaggagacctgtactccacatcgtAGACGGAGACCTGTACTCCATATCGTAGACGGAGGCCTGTACTCCACATCGTAGACTTCTCAGGGACTAAAAGTCAGATTCACTatggactcatcacaatggtccctaaagaggactcatcacaatggtccctaaagaggactcatcacaatggtccctaaagaggactcatcacaatggtccctaaataggactcatcacaatggtccctaaataggactcatcacaatggtccctaaagagGACTCATCaaaatggtccctaaataggactcatcacaatggtccctaaataggactcatcacaatggtccctaaataggactcatcacaatggtccctaaagaggactcatcacaatagtccctaaataggactcatcacaatggtccctaaagaggactcatcacaatggtccctaaataggactcatcacaatggtccctaaataggactcatcacaatggtccataaataggactcatcacaatggtccataaataggactcatcacaatggtccctaaataggactcatcacaatggtccctaaataggactcatcacaatggtccctaaataggactcatcacaatggtccataaataggactcatcacaatggtccataaataggactcatcacaattgtccctaaataggactcatcacaatggtccataaataggactcatcacaatggtccctaaataggactcatcacaatggtccctaaataggactcatcacaatggtccctaaataggactcatcacaatggtccctaaataggactcatcacaatggtccctaaataggactcatcacaatggtccctaaataggactcatcacaatggtccctaaagaggactcatcacaatagtccctaaagaggactcatcacaatggtccctaaagaggactcatcacaatggtccctaaataggactcatcacaatggtccctaaataggactcatcacaatggtccataaataggactcatcacaatggtccctaaataggactcatcacaatggtccctaaataggactcatcacaatggtccctaaataggactcatcacaatggtccataaataggactcatcacaatggtccataaataggactcatcacaatggtccataaataggactcatcacaatggtccataaataggactcatcacaatggtccataaataggactcatcacaatggtccataaataggactcatcacaatggtccataaataggactcatcacaatggtccctaaataggactcatcacaatggtccctaaataggactcatcacaatggtccataaataggactcatcacaatggtccataaataggactcatcacaatggtccataaataggactcatcacaatggtccctaaagaggactcatcacaatggtccataaataggactcatcacaatggtccataaataggactcatcacaatggtccataaataggactcatcacaatggtccataaataggactcatcacaatggtccataaataggactcatcacaatggtccctaaagaggactcatcacaatggtgcctaaataggactcatcacaatggtccataaataggactcatcacaatagtccataaataggactcatcacaatagtccataaataggactcatcacaatggtccctaaataggactcatcacaatagtccataaataggactcatcacaatggtccataaataggactcatcacaatggtccataaataggactcatcacaatggtccataaataggactcatcacaatggtccataaataggactcatcacaatggtccctaaataggactcatcacaatggtccataaataggactcatcacaatggtccataaataggactcatcacaatggtccataaataggactcatcacaatggcccataaataggactcatcacaatggtccctaaataggactcatcacaatggtccctaaataggactcatcacaatggtccataaataggactcatcacaatggtccctaaataggactcatcacaatggtccctaaataggactcatcacaatggtccataaataggactcatcacaattgtccataaataggactcatcacaatggtccataaataggactcatcacaatggtccataaataggactcatcacaatggtccctcaataggactcatcacaatggtccctaaataggactcatcacaatggtccataaataggactcatcacaatggtccataaataggactcatcacaatggtccataaataggactcatcacaatggtccataaataggactcatcacaatggtccctaaagaggactcatcacaatggtccataaataggactcatcacaatggtccataaataggactcatcacaatggtccataaagaggactcatcacaatggtccataaataggactcatcacaatggtccataaataggactcatcacaatggtccctaaataggactcatcacaatggtccataaataggactcatcacaatggtccataaataggactcatcacaatggtccataaataggactcatcacaatggtccgtaaataggactcatcacaatggtccctcaataggactcatcacaatggtccctaaataggactcatcacaatggtccataaataggactcatcacaatggtccataaataggactcatcacaatggtccataaataggactcatcacaatggtccataaataggactcatcacaatggtccataaataggactcatcacaatggcccctaaataggactcatcacaatggtccataatGCGTTTGAGAAAATAACTTTGATGCATTCAAAGATTCCCACACTTAACCAGTACATAACATACGCTAATATGATAAAATATGCAAAACAGTAGCTAATTCAGAATGTAGAGGCCCATGGCTAATTCAGAATGTAGAGGCCCATGGAACATCTTCACCTAGTCTGAGAAACGCTAAGGGTCAACAGATAGCTGATTTTATGTGTCCATTTAAAACCCTGTAAATCCACTCCACAGTGGCCTATCAACTTGAAACTTGTTATCCCTATCATGGACGTCTCTAAGATGAACCACACTGAATGTTGTACTGAtattaaaaaaaaacaacaaggAAACTATTAACAAATCATGATTTGCATATGTAGAACTAATGTTCAAAACCATTTGGAATCATCTTCTCCTTTATGAGCCATACATCAGATTCACTTCAGATTTGTAGTCTTTAATGGTTTTGAGAAAAAATAGTTGCTATGTTAAATATGCCTCACTGTACATATAGATGCATGTTAGCACACATGCTAATGCTAAAACATACTTCAAACATCTACTCGTGAACCATAGATCAGATTGACTCTAGATTTGGTATATAGACTCAATGAATTAGCCTCTAAAGAATTAGAGAATGATTACTTGGTTTATAGActtggtagactggtatataaatgtggtatatagacttggtagactggtatatagacttgttagactggtatatagatttggtatatagacttggtagactggtatatagacttggtagactggtatatagatttGGTGTATAGAGTTGGTATATAGACTCAATGAATTAGCCTCTAAAGAATTAGAGAATGATTACTTGTTGCATTCATTGTCGGCCACTAGATGAAATGCTCTTATGTAGTTGActtgcaaatccaatcagcttTCCACATTGATTTAATGTCACCACATGTTTTGGGTTGAAGTGAAGAGGAAACTACATTGATCACAAGGGAAAGAGGGAAAATGTCAAAATACAATTACAAAATAACATAAAGATCAATGTTTGAAAAATAAACGACAAATTACGTGTATTTTCATGTATTTAATTAAAAtgcatgtattttgtattttaacaTACAGAAGTACATTAGCCAATAGCAGACCCCAACAGCAACAACCCTCTCAGTAATGGTAACAGAAACAGTTGACTTCCTATGTGATACaggatgttgttgtttatctgcCTTTAGTTTAATGCACTGaactcactctggataagagtgtctgataaaCGACTAAATGTATTAGTGAAAATTAACATACCATAATGAACTGCAATGTGCTGGGGCAAGAAACTAAAAAGTTCCCCCCTTCAGGGTCCCCAGAACCAGGACTAAAggacactgatctacagtatggtatagtagctttcccagaagcctggttactgtatggtacagtagctttcccagaagcctggttacagtatggtacagtagctttcccagaagcctggttacagtatggtacagtagctttcccagaagcctggtgcAGCTCTGGGCGGAGCTCTGGATTCAACTTCTATATTAATCTTGGTATCCCTAGACTCCCTGGGGGCGATGCCCTGATACATAATTGAAATTGGTTCGTGGGTGGAATAGCCCGCCTGTTCCAGGAAGTACCCCAATGACATGTCCGCGGATGAATGGCCGCACATGATCATGAGCAACCCCCTGCTGATGCAATAGGTGTTGACCGGGTCGAAGTTCCTCAGGTCCTCGTGCTGGGTCACATAGACCTTATCCACTGTCATGTCTGGACGCATACTGATGATGAGACGGTCCATGTTGCTGGTATCTATGTTACCAGTGTTGTACTGCCTGACATAATTAGGCATGGAATCAGATGCTGTGAGGTG is a window from the Oncorhynchus kisutch isolate 150728-3 unplaced genomic scaffold, Okis_V2 Okis06b-Okis10b_hom, whole genome shotgun sequence genome containing:
- the LOC116360012 gene encoding uncharacterized protein LOC116360012 yields the protein MVRTLNNMAELRGSRFGRPWPRHGLKLLFWFANDYIVFDDDNQMFANYDPEEGDFGFHHFRNRLECENNVCKRLLPDDGYPFYEVGNLHLTASDSMPNYVRQYNTGNIDTSNMDRLIISMRPDMTVDKVYVTQHEDLRNFDPVNTYCISRGLLMIMCGHSSADMSLGYFLEQAGYSTHEPISIMYQGIAPRESRDTKINIEVESRAPPRAAPGFWESYCTIL